One Mycolicibacterium fortuitum subsp. fortuitum genomic window carries:
- a CDS encoding twin-arginine translocation pathway signal, protein MGSEEAGADEGPESTESLTRRIARRWRPIAAVCVLLASAGAAAGLYFGMYRIDHGSAGASTVVIDAASEGSVALLSYAPDSLDQDIAGARSHLTGDFLDYYSEFAQKFVVPAAKQKDIHATASVVRAAPITVESDTAQVLVFLNQATTSRDNPEPAQAASAVKVGLAKVDGNWLISSFDPI, encoded by the coding sequence ATGGGTTCCGAGGAGGCCGGCGCAGACGAGGGCCCTGAATCCACGGAGTCCTTGACTCGTCGGATCGCGCGACGATGGCGACCGATTGCCGCCGTGTGCGTACTCCTCGCGTCGGCAGGTGCGGCGGCAGGTCTCTATTTCGGCATGTACCGCATCGACCATGGGAGTGCCGGAGCGTCCACGGTGGTGATCGACGCAGCGTCCGAAGGTTCAGTGGCGTTATTGTCCTATGCGCCAGACAGTTTGGATCAAGACATTGCCGGTGCACGATCCCACTTGACGGGTGATTTCCTGGATTACTACAGCGAGTTCGCACAGAAGTTCGTCGTGCCGGCGGCCAAACAGAAAGACATCCACGCCACCGCATCGGTCGTCCGCGCCGCTCCGATCACCGTGGAATCGGACACTGCACAGGTATTGGTCTTCCTGAACCAGGCCACGACCAGTCGCGACAACCCTGAACCCGCGCAGGCTGCCAGTGCAGTGAAGGTCGGCCTTGCCAAAGTGGATGGCAACTGGCTGATCTCGTCGTTCGACCCGATCTAG
- a CDS encoding HNH endonuclease signature motif containing protein, with product MYVRVMQVGVVDAVAGLRAAFDAFAACDFGALSRAELLAVLDEYETLLCRLPAVGHRLLSQLQVEATPGELGAKSWNEVLRTRWRLSTAEAGRRLGEAAELGPRRALSGEPLAPVLPAVAAAQAAGLLNGEHVKVLRDAVHRLPGFVDAATAEQFEADLVRVAVGVGPKELKDTAELRLFLLDQDGPEPDDTERARKRGLSTGKQGRDAMTPLTANLTPEAAAVWEVLFAKFAAPGMCNPDDEQPCTSGTPTQAQIDNDHRSLAQRQHDALLVVGRIALMTDLGQLNGLPVSLIIRTTVQDLESRAGIGISGGGTKIPIKDVLRMAAHAHHFLAVFDQASGSALNLFRARRIASPAQRIMLIARDGGCTKPGCTVGAYGCQAHHATADWAAGGNTNVDDMALACGPDNRLVDDDGGYSTTITSDGVVQWHPPPELDHGQHRINYLHRPELLLTPPEPERDGELNSTSAPEPLQQPAPAPHPHPDLRPQPELDPDPDWDVQPGPDFDPDTEWDFDWNADWDNDFNPPTPSTPSVEHLWDPEPYALEAVEPEIPAGWTLLDTPHPWQPISTGNAVSGKAVRGP from the coding sequence ATGTATGTTCGAGTCATGCAGGTGGGTGTGGTCGACGCGGTGGCGGGGTTACGCGCTGCGTTCGATGCGTTCGCGGCGTGTGATTTCGGTGCGTTGTCGCGGGCTGAGCTGCTGGCGGTGCTCGATGAGTACGAAACCCTGCTGTGTCGGTTGCCTGCTGTGGGGCATCGGCTGTTGTCGCAGTTGCAGGTCGAGGCCACACCTGGGGAGTTGGGTGCCAAGTCGTGGAATGAGGTGTTGCGGACGCGGTGGCGGTTGTCCACTGCTGAAGCCGGTCGGCGGTTGGGTGAGGCCGCCGAGTTGGGGCCGCGGCGCGCGTTGAGTGGTGAACCCCTGGCCCCGGTGTTGCCGGCGGTGGCCGCCGCGCAGGCGGCGGGGTTGCTCAATGGTGAGCACGTCAAGGTGCTGCGCGATGCGGTGCACCGGTTGCCCGGGTTTGTCGATGCCGCCACCGCGGAGCAGTTCGAGGCCGATCTGGTGCGGGTCGCGGTCGGGGTGGGTCCCAAAGAACTCAAGGACACCGCCGAGTTGCGGTTGTTTCTGCTCGATCAGGACGGGCCCGAACCCGACGACACCGAACGGGCCCGCAAACGCGGGTTGTCCACCGGCAAGCAGGGTCGTGACGCCATGACCCCGTTGACGGCGAATCTGACCCCGGAGGCGGCTGCGGTGTGGGAAGTGTTGTTCGCCAAGTTCGCCGCCCCGGGGATGTGCAACCCGGATGACGAGCAACCGTGCACGTCTGGCACCCCGACTCAGGCTCAGATCGACAATGATCACCGTAGTCTGGCGCAGCGTCAGCACGATGCGTTGCTGGTCGTCGGGCGGATCGCGTTGATGACCGATCTCGGTCAGCTCAACGGGTTACCGGTCTCGCTGATCATCCGCACCACCGTGCAAGACCTCGAATCACGGGCCGGGATCGGGATCAGCGGTGGGGGCACCAAGATTCCCATCAAAGATGTCCTGCGTATGGCCGCCCACGCCCACCATTTCTTGGCGGTTTTTGATCAGGCCAGCGGATCGGCATTGAATCTGTTCCGGGCCCGGCGTATCGCCAGCCCGGCCCAACGCATCATGCTCATCGCCCGTGACGGCGGGTGCACCAAACCGGGCTGCACGGTGGGTGCCTACGGCTGCCAAGCCCACCACGCCACCGCCGACTGGGCCGCCGGTGGGAACACCAACGTCGATGACATGGCCCTGGCCTGCGGCCCCGACAACCGCCTGGTCGATGACGACGGCGGGTACAGCACCACCATCACCTCCGACGGTGTCGTGCAGTGGCACCCGCCGCCCGAGCTGGATCACGGCCAACACCGCATCAACTACCTTCACCGCCCCGAACTTCTGCTCACCCCACCCGAACCCGAACGCGACGGGGAACTGAACTCCACCTCGGCGCCCGAACCGCTCCAGCAGCCAGCACCCGCACCACACCCACACCCCGACCTTCGGCCCCAACCCGAGCTTGACCCAGACCCGGACTGGGACGTGCAGCCAGGCCCCGACTTCGATCCCGATACAGAGTGGGACTTCGATTGGAACGCGGACTGGGACAACGACTTCAACCCACCCACACCGTCCACACCCAGCGTCGAACACCTTTGGGACCCAGAACCATACGCCCTAGAAGCCGTCGAACCGGAAATCCCGGCCGGCTGGACACTGCTCGACACTCCCCACCCATGGCAACCCATAAGCACTGGCAACGCCGTCAGCGGCAAAGCAGTACGCGGACCGTAG
- a CDS encoding TetR/AcrR family transcriptional regulator produces the protein MARISPRSVDSGANGVRRRPKDRKAQIARASAESFSALGYHGVSMEAIASRVGISAAALYRHYSSKYELFRDAVLNLSQQLVDGTAFADEADGDPRERLRRLVAALSDTALANRESGGLYRWEARYLRGDDQSTLDAQVRTVHRRIHRPLMELRPELSSRARWTLSTAVLGVIGSVVDHRSKLPAGQIRALLADICDAVLAAELPEIPAATDPAAVPPPAVSATKYEALLTESMRLFNQNGYRDTTMEDIAAAVGMPASGIYRYFSGKSDILAAGFRRAADRLSADMAELLSAAGDPEQALGALIDDYVARSFDHPELDYVYYTERLNMTPADQKILRDLQRAAVESWVEVVMPVRPNWSAGQARFAVHAAMALVIDLGRLMNYQNSEQARAVVAVMVDMTLLGRYRLRTALPAR, from the coding sequence ATGGCGCGCATCTCGCCCCGGTCGGTCGACAGTGGTGCCAATGGTGTGCGACGCCGTCCGAAAGACCGAAAGGCCCAGATAGCGCGGGCCTCGGCCGAGTCTTTCAGCGCATTGGGATACCACGGTGTGAGCATGGAGGCCATCGCCTCGCGGGTCGGGATCTCTGCAGCCGCGTTGTACCGGCACTATTCGAGCAAGTATGAATTGTTTCGCGATGCCGTGCTCAACCTCAGTCAGCAACTTGTCGACGGCACCGCGTTCGCCGACGAGGCCGACGGTGACCCGCGGGAGCGGTTGCGCAGGCTCGTTGCCGCGCTGAGTGACACCGCGTTGGCCAACCGCGAATCCGGTGGATTGTACCGCTGGGAAGCGCGTTATCTGCGCGGTGACGATCAGAGCACGCTGGATGCGCAGGTGCGTACGGTGCACCGGCGGATTCACCGTCCGCTGATGGAATTGCGGCCCGAGCTCAGCTCGCGGGCCCGCTGGACGCTGTCCACCGCGGTGCTCGGCGTGATCGGCAGCGTCGTCGACCACCGGTCCAAGTTGCCCGCCGGGCAGATCCGCGCCCTGCTGGCCGACATCTGCGATGCCGTGCTGGCGGCCGAGCTGCCCGAAATCCCCGCTGCGACCGACCCGGCGGCGGTGCCGCCACCCGCCGTGAGCGCAACCAAATACGAAGCGCTGCTGACGGAATCGATGCGGCTGTTCAATCAGAACGGTTATCGCGACACCACGATGGAGGACATCGCCGCCGCCGTCGGCATGCCGGCCTCGGGCATCTACCGGTACTTCTCCGGCAAGTCCGACATCCTGGCCGCGGGGTTCCGCCGCGCCGCCGACCGGCTGTCGGCGGACATGGCCGAACTGCTCAGTGCCGCCGGGGATCCCGAGCAGGCCCTCGGCGCCCTCATCGACGACTACGTGGCCCGCTCCTTCGACCACCCAGAACTTGACTACGTCTACTACACCGAACGCCTGAACATGACGCCCGCCGACCAGAAGATCCTGCGCGACCTGCAGCGGGCGGCCGTGGAATCGTGGGTCGAGGTGGTCATGCCGGTCCGTCCGAACTGGAGTGCCGGGCAGGCGCGCTTCGCCGTTCATGCGGCGATGGCGTTGGTGATCGACTTGGGCCGGCTCATGAATTATCAGAATTCAGAGCAGGCCCGAGCCGTCGTCGCTGTCATGGTCGATATGACGTTGCTGGGCCGTTACCGGTTGCGGACGGCGTTGCCGGCCAGGTAG
- a CDS encoding membrane protein, whose protein sequence is MAEGKNSKLVKLVGLSVAGAGVSHFVKPQLFESITKPAFPKDTQKHIYTNGGIETAIGLGLLLPKTRKLATIGTLGYVAYLAGNAVRNR, encoded by the coding sequence ATGGCAGAAGGCAAGAACTCGAAGCTGGTCAAGCTCGTCGGCCTCAGCGTGGCCGGCGCCGGCGTCTCACATTTTGTGAAGCCGCAGCTGTTCGAGTCGATCACCAAGCCGGCGTTCCCCAAGGACACGCAGAAGCACATCTACACCAACGGCGGCATCGAGACGGCGATCGGGCTGGGTCTCCTGCTGCCCAAGACGCGCAAGCTGGCCACCATCGGCACGCTCGGCTACGTGGCCTACCTGGCCGGCAACGCCGTCCGCAACCGGTAA
- a CDS encoding flavin-containing monooxygenase translates to MSPGEYEAVIVGAGFAGIGAAIQLKRLGIENFVILDREDDLGGTWYVNHYPGLAVDVPTTTYSYFFEPNPNWSRLFSTGAEIKQYADDVADKYDVRRHIRFNTTVDGACWDEESSRWRIDLSGGDALNTRFLITATGFLSQPHTPDIPGITDFAGKVIHTTDWDDAYDATGRRIAVIGTGATAVQLIPELARKAADLTVYQRTPIWVVPKIDLKFSAPVKALFARVPLAQRAVRAVTDGIYAFMVDTAVLKHRYFRRFNIAAADLAKLHRFASIRDPELRRKLTPDYDFGCKRPTFSNGYYRAFTKPHVHLQADGIERIEPGAIVNADGTRTAIDTLVLATGFDLWEANFPAIEVIGRGGRNLGKWWRETRFQAYQGVSMPFFPNYLSLASPYAFLGLNFFNTMEYQMHLMDRLFNELKRREATTFEVTEEANARYLDRMTELLGDSLFTLGNCASARSYYFNPSGEATLLRPMTTRRAVAEASRFPLSDYTFA, encoded by the coding sequence ATGAGCCCGGGGGAATACGAGGCAGTCATCGTCGGCGCGGGATTCGCCGGGATCGGCGCCGCCATCCAGCTCAAAAGGTTGGGCATCGAGAACTTCGTGATCCTCGACCGCGAGGATGATCTGGGCGGCACCTGGTACGTCAATCACTACCCCGGCCTGGCCGTCGACGTGCCGACCACCACCTACTCGTACTTCTTCGAACCGAATCCGAACTGGTCACGGCTGTTTTCCACCGGTGCCGAAATCAAGCAGTACGCCGACGACGTCGCCGACAAGTACGACGTGCGCCGCCACATCCGGTTCAACACGACCGTCGACGGCGCCTGCTGGGATGAGGAGTCCTCGCGCTGGCGCATCGACCTGTCCGGTGGCGACGCGCTGAATACGCGCTTCCTGATCACTGCCACCGGCTTTTTGTCCCAGCCGCACACGCCGGACATCCCCGGTATCACCGACTTCGCGGGGAAGGTCATTCACACCACCGACTGGGACGACGCCTACGACGCGACCGGCCGGCGGATCGCGGTCATCGGGACCGGCGCCACCGCGGTTCAGCTCATCCCCGAGCTGGCCCGCAAGGCCGCGGACCTGACCGTCTACCAGCGCACCCCGATCTGGGTGGTGCCCAAGATCGACCTGAAGTTCTCCGCACCGGTCAAAGCGCTGTTCGCGCGGGTACCGCTGGCCCAGCGCGCGGTGCGCGCCGTCACCGACGGCATCTATGCGTTCATGGTCGACACCGCGGTGCTCAAACACCGGTACTTCCGTCGGTTCAACATCGCCGCGGCCGATCTGGCCAAGCTGCACCGGTTCGCTTCGATCCGCGACCCCGAATTACGCCGCAAGCTGACCCCGGACTACGACTTCGGCTGCAAACGCCCGACGTTCTCCAACGGCTACTATCGCGCCTTCACCAAACCTCACGTGCACCTGCAGGCCGATGGCATCGAGCGGATAGAGCCGGGAGCGATCGTCAACGCCGACGGCACCCGGACCGCCATCGATACCCTGGTGCTCGCGACCGGATTCGACTTGTGGGAGGCCAACTTTCCGGCCATCGAGGTGATCGGGCGTGGCGGACGCAACCTCGGCAAGTGGTGGCGGGAAACCCGGTTCCAGGCCTACCAGGGTGTCTCGATGCCGTTCTTCCCGAACTACCTGAGTCTGGCCAGCCCATACGCGTTCCTGGGTCTGAACTTCTTCAACACCATGGAGTATCAGATGCACCTGATGGACCGGTTGTTCAACGAACTCAAGCGTCGGGAGGCGACGACGTTCGAGGTCACCGAAGAGGCCAACGCCCGCTACCTGGACCGGATGACGGAGTTGCTGGGTGACTCGTTGTTCACCCTCGGCAACTGCGCATCGGCACGGTCGTACTATTTCAATCCGAGCGGCGAGGCAACGCTGCTCCGGCCGATGACGACCCGCCGGGCCGTCGCGGAAGCTTCACGATTCCCGTTGAGCGACTACACATTTGCCTGA
- a CDS encoding CDGP domain-containing protein, with the protein MKPYIVGGLAAALVTGGLVLAAPPAGAGCQYGGPVISKCDGPVQPDGTWQRCMGTWGYVPSGFSSHLVPVKRCDVMGPGHDFAPWDTPFADPPTRIEDN; encoded by the coding sequence ATGAAGCCCTACATCGTCGGAGGCCTGGCCGCTGCGCTGGTGACAGGAGGCCTGGTCTTGGCGGCGCCACCGGCCGGCGCCGGTTGTCAGTACGGCGGCCCGGTGATCAGTAAGTGCGACGGACCTGTGCAACCCGACGGCACCTGGCAGCGGTGCATGGGAACCTGGGGCTACGTGCCCAGCGGCTTCAGCTCTCACCTGGTGCCGGTCAAACGCTGCGACGTGATGGGCCCCGGCCACGACTTCGCTCCGTGGGACACCCCGTTCGCCGACCCGCCGACGCGCATCGAAGACAACTGA
- a CDS encoding DUF5996 family protein produces the protein MSTPTDNPWPALRVADWEPTRDTLHMWTQIVGKIRLTHSPLVNHWWQVTFYVSPRGLTTSSIPYRNRLFDMEFDFVDHVLAIRTSDGGSGSVALASKSVAEFYDETFTALRQLGIDTRISATPNEVDPAIPFAQDHQHASYDAEAANLFWRQLIQAHRVINDFRSHYIGKVSPVHFFWGSFDMACTRFSGRPAPEHPGGAPNCADWVMVEGYSHELSSCGFWPGGGEEGAFYAYAYPEPEGFADYPVGPDAAFYSKDFRQFLLPYEAVRTSPEPDRDLMNFLQSTYAAAADLAGWDRAALECDPQRW, from the coding sequence ATGAGCACTCCCACCGACAACCCTTGGCCGGCATTGCGGGTGGCGGATTGGGAGCCCACGCGCGACACGCTGCACATGTGGACACAGATCGTGGGAAAGATCCGCCTGACGCATTCCCCCCTGGTCAACCATTGGTGGCAGGTGACCTTCTACGTGAGTCCACGCGGTCTGACCACTTCGTCGATCCCGTACCGAAACCGGTTGTTCGACATGGAGTTCGATTTCGTCGACCATGTGCTCGCCATCCGCACCAGCGACGGCGGATCCGGGAGCGTCGCCCTGGCTTCTAAGTCGGTCGCCGAGTTCTACGACGAGACCTTCACCGCTCTGAGACAACTGGGCATCGATACGCGAATTTCGGCGACCCCCAATGAGGTCGACCCCGCCATACCGTTTGCCCAAGATCACCAACACGCCTCATACGACGCCGAGGCGGCCAACCTGTTCTGGCGTCAGCTGATCCAGGCGCATCGGGTGATAAACGACTTCCGTTCGCATTACATCGGCAAGGTCAGCCCGGTGCACTTCTTCTGGGGTTCATTCGACATGGCGTGCACCAGGTTCTCCGGCCGACCCGCTCCGGAGCACCCCGGCGGAGCACCCAATTGCGCCGATTGGGTGATGGTCGAAGGGTATTCACACGAGTTGAGCAGTTGTGGTTTCTGGCCGGGAGGCGGTGAGGAGGGCGCGTTCTACGCCTATGCCTATCCTGAGCCGGAAGGCTTCGCCGACTATCCCGTCGGCCCCGACGCCGCGTTCTACAGCAAGGATTTCAGGCAATTCCTGCTCCCGTACGAAGCGGTGCGGACGTCCCCCGAGCCCGACCGCGACCTGATGAACTTCCTGCAATCGACCTACGCGGCCGCAGCCGATCTCGCAGGCTGGGACCGGGCGGCCCTGGAATGCGATCCGCAGCGCTGGTGA
- a CDS encoding DUF3303 domain-containing protein produces the protein MKFILHWTQTKADYRGAIDKFKKTGAQPPEGVTILGRWWGMNGQGFAVAESDDPKAMFESAIEWGEFLDIEITPCVEDAEAGEVILKVF, from the coding sequence ATGAAATTCATCCTGCACTGGACGCAGACGAAGGCGGATTACCGCGGCGCCATCGACAAGTTCAAGAAGACCGGTGCCCAGCCACCCGAAGGCGTGACGATCCTGGGGCGTTGGTGGGGCATGAACGGTCAGGGTTTCGCGGTCGCGGAGTCCGACGATCCCAAAGCGATGTTCGAGTCTGCGATCGAGTGGGGTGAGTTTCTCGATATCGAGATCACTCCCTGTGTGGAAGACGCCGAGGCCGGAGAGGTGATCCTCAAAGTGTTCTGA
- a CDS encoding cytochrome P450: MVEIQPAPATATLPLAPANPLPYRQKLRSLRDFAAGQQRLHDAGGPVTRAVLGPRWLIPPLVLVASPQGARDLLSRRDGIVDRGGVTTMVQMQRLMGGNLLDLPHDRWLPRRRTLQPMFTKQHVPRYAGHMSAAAQSLTDGWMDGQTVDLDNACRVLTLRALGCSVLGLDLDVRAEEVGPALRTALSWVADRAVRPVNLPQWFPTRGQRRARTANAQLHRLAAEILSEARSDLDRDAPLVRALMEARDPDTGRQLTEDEICHELVLFMLAGHDTTSTTLCYSLWTLGRHPEVQARVFSEVAGLGERMLTPEDVPHLDYTVRVLHEALRLCPPAAGIIRQLNEELTIDGYRAEAGSMASVDIYAMHRDPLLWDDPLTFDPDRFTPERSAGRTRWQYLPFGGGPRSCVGDHFAMLEATLALATIVREVSVTSLRDDFPVETPFTVIAAEPIPARITRRRTP; this comes from the coding sequence ATGGTCGAGATCCAGCCCGCTCCGGCAACAGCCACCCTTCCGCTGGCACCTGCCAACCCGCTGCCGTACCGGCAGAAGCTGAGGTCGCTGCGGGATTTCGCCGCCGGCCAGCAGCGGCTACACGACGCGGGCGGCCCGGTGACCCGGGCCGTGCTGGGTCCGCGGTGGCTGATCCCTCCGCTCGTGTTGGTCGCGTCCCCGCAGGGGGCACGCGATCTGCTCAGCCGGCGCGACGGAATCGTCGACCGCGGCGGCGTCACCACCATGGTGCAGATGCAGCGTCTGATGGGCGGCAACCTGCTCGACCTGCCACACGATCGCTGGCTGCCGCGCCGGCGCACTCTGCAGCCCATGTTCACCAAGCAACATGTCCCTCGATATGCCGGGCACATGTCGGCCGCGGCGCAGTCTCTGACCGACGGATGGATGGATGGTCAGACCGTCGATCTCGACAACGCATGCCGCGTTTTGACGTTGCGCGCCTTGGGATGCTCGGTCCTCGGTCTGGATCTGGATGTACGTGCAGAGGAGGTTGGACCGGCATTACGCACCGCGCTCTCATGGGTCGCCGATCGCGCGGTGCGTCCGGTCAATCTTCCGCAGTGGTTCCCCACCAGAGGACAGCGCCGGGCACGGACTGCCAATGCCCAGCTTCATCGGCTGGCCGCCGAGATCTTGTCTGAGGCGCGCAGCGATCTGGATCGCGACGCGCCTTTGGTGCGAGCCCTCATGGAGGCCCGCGATCCGGACACCGGCCGGCAGCTGACCGAAGACGAAATCTGCCACGAATTGGTACTTTTCATGCTCGCCGGTCATGACACGACGTCGACGACCCTGTGTTACTCCTTGTGGACGCTGGGCCGGCACCCTGAGGTCCAGGCCCGGGTGTTCTCCGAGGTCGCCGGGCTCGGTGAACGCATGCTCACCCCCGAGGACGTCCCCCACCTCGACTACACCGTGCGGGTATTGCACGAAGCGCTACGACTGTGTCCTCCGGCAGCCGGAATCATCCGTCAGCTCAACGAAGAGTTGACGATCGACGGCTATCGGGCCGAGGCCGGCTCGATGGCCAGTGTCGACATCTACGCGATGCATCGTGATCCGTTGCTCTGGGACGATCCGCTGACCTTCGATCCGGACCGGTTCACCCCAGAACGTTCAGCCGGCCGAACCCGTTGGCAGTACCTGCCTTTCGGCGGCGGTCCCCGGTCCTGCGTCGGCGACCACTTCGCCATGCTGGAAGCCACCCTGGCGCTGGCGACCATCGTGCGCGAGGTGTCCGTGACCTCGTTGCGCGACGACTTCCCGGTGGAGACACCCTTCACCGTCATCGCCGCCGAGCCCATCCCGGCTCGGATCACAAGGAGGAGAACGCCATGA
- a CDS encoding septum formation family protein: MSYPPGPSGRPGPQSPPPHGYPPPPPQPYSSGPEQFSAAPRKSPALKWALLAVVVLVALVVAAGAVFYLARDRGATEASQVRSGDCLAEIPDSSRVLYVKAVSCDQPHKGEVFRVLPLPDGDFPGDAAVVKYADQCGPALAQYAPDANGETGIQLFVLYPTADSWQRGDRSVTCIATSKNPRTGKLG; encoded by the coding sequence ATGAGCTACCCGCCCGGCCCGAGCGGTCGCCCTGGCCCACAGAGCCCGCCGCCCCATGGTTACCCGCCTCCCCCGCCGCAGCCGTATTCCTCCGGCCCCGAGCAGTTCTCGGCGGCACCGAGAAAATCCCCGGCACTCAAGTGGGCGCTCTTGGCGGTCGTGGTGCTGGTCGCCCTGGTGGTCGCCGCCGGCGCGGTGTTCTATCTGGCCCGGGACCGCGGCGCCACCGAGGCCAGTCAGGTCCGCTCGGGTGATTGTCTGGCCGAGATACCCGACAGCAGCCGAGTGTTGTACGTCAAGGCGGTCAGTTGCGACCAGCCGCACAAAGGTGAGGTGTTCAGGGTGCTGCCGTTGCCTGACGGAGACTTCCCGGGCGACGCCGCCGTGGTGAAATACGCCGACCAATGCGGCCCTGCGCTGGCCCAGTACGCCCCCGACGCGAATGGCGAAACCGGGATCCAGCTGTTCGTCCTGTACCCGACGGCGGACTCCTGGCAACGCGGTGACCGCAGCGTGACATGCATCGCTACCAGCAAAAACCCCCGCACCGGGAAACTCGGGTAA
- a CDS encoding alpha/beta family hydrolase — protein MNLEEIAGVAHEPATTPTGVVVLTHGAGGNRDSAMLVKLCDEWASRGWLAVRYNLPYRRRRPKGPPSGSAAGDQEGIAEAITLARSMTDGPVIAGGHSYGGRMTSMVTADGAGPDVLTLFSYPLHPPGKPERARTEHLPAITVPTVFTHGTSDPFGTIEEITAAAALVTGPTELVVVDGARHDLASKTLNVPALAVDAALRAVDIVEP, from the coding sequence GTGAATCTCGAGGAGATCGCGGGCGTCGCCCACGAACCCGCGACCACCCCGACCGGCGTCGTGGTGCTCACCCACGGCGCAGGTGGCAACCGCGACTCGGCGATGCTGGTCAAGCTCTGCGACGAATGGGCCTCCCGCGGATGGCTGGCCGTCCGCTACAACCTGCCCTATCGCCGGCGCAGGCCGAAAGGGCCGCCGTCGGGATCGGCAGCAGGCGACCAGGAGGGCATCGCCGAGGCGATCACGCTGGCTCGGTCGATGACCGACGGGCCCGTCATCGCCGGCGGGCATTCCTACGGCGGGCGGATGACGTCGATGGTCACGGCAGACGGAGCGGGCCCGGACGTCCTGACGCTGTTCTCCTACCCGCTGCATCCACCCGGCAAGCCGGAACGCGCCCGCACCGAGCATCTGCCCGCCATCACCGTTCCGACCGTCTTCACCCACGGCACATCCGATCCGTTCGGAACCATCGAAGAAATCACCGCCGCCGCCGCTCTGGTGACCGGACCCACCGAACTCGTCGTCGTCGACGGGGCTCGCCACGACCTCGCGTCCAAGACACTCAATGTGCCGGCCCTCGCGGTGGACGCCGCGCTCCGCGCAGTCGATATCGTCGAACCATGA
- the thiD gene encoding bifunctional hydroxymethylpyrimidine kinase/phosphomethylpyrimidine kinase: protein MNFLPLPAAGETPLRVLTIAGSDSGGGAGIQADMRTFAMLGLHGCVAITAVTVQNSVGVKGFHEIPLDIVSDQIRAVVTDIGIQAAKTGMLACSEIITTIAETWRAEGLGSVPLVVDPVCASMHGDPLLHHSALEAMRKELFPLATLVTPNLDEVRLLVDIEVVDEASQRDAARALHALGPRWALVKGGHLRSSSASPDLLFDGTEFHEFAAPRVDTGNDHGAGDTLAAATACALAHGFSVPQAVEFGKAWVTECIRANYALGHGHGPVNALFRLQS, encoded by the coding sequence GTGAACTTCCTGCCCTTGCCCGCCGCGGGAGAGACGCCGCTGCGGGTATTGACCATCGCCGGATCCGATTCCGGCGGTGGTGCCGGGATCCAGGCCGACATGCGCACCTTCGCGATGCTCGGCTTGCACGGCTGCGTCGCGATCACCGCGGTGACCGTGCAGAACTCGGTCGGCGTCAAGGGTTTCCACGAAATCCCGCTCGACATAGTTTCGGATCAGATACGGGCGGTCGTCACTGACATCGGCATCCAGGCCGCCAAGACCGGGATGCTGGCGTGCTCGGAGATCATCACCACGATCGCCGAGACCTGGCGCGCCGAAGGACTGGGAAGCGTGCCACTGGTCGTCGACCCGGTGTGTGCGTCGATGCACGGCGATCCGCTGCTGCACCACAGTGCCCTCGAGGCAATGCGGAAGGAACTGTTCCCGCTGGCCACTCTCGTTACCCCGAATCTCGACGAAGTTCGGTTGCTCGTCGACATCGAGGTCGTCGACGAAGCCTCGCAGCGGGACGCGGCGCGGGCGCTGCATGCGTTGGGCCCGAGGTGGGCTCTGGTCAAGGGCGGGCATTTGCGCTCGTCGTCGGCCAGCCCGGATCTGCTGTTCGACGGCACCGAGTTCCACGAGTTCGCCGCGCCGCGAGTCGACACCGGAAACGACCACGGAGCCGGAGACACCCTCGCCGCGGCGACGGCTTGTGCGCTGGCACACGGGTTCTCGGTTCCCCAGGCCGTGGAGTTCGGCAAGGCGTGGGTGACCGAATGCATCCGGGCCAACTATGCGCTGGGCCACGGCCACGGGCCGGTGAACGCCCTGTTCCGGTTGCAGTCGTGA